The genomic stretch TCCTCCTCCAGCCTGGCCTGCCCCCATTATTCAGGCCATGGCACGACACAGTCCTCGAGTAGGGACCGCGTGCAGACAGCCACTGGCCCAGCTCGCCGGGGCTCCAGAACGTGCCTGCGCCAACATGGCCCCCATCCCCTCCAGGTGAGTGCGGCTTCGTAAGGAAACAGCCGGCTGGCGGGGTTAGGCTGGCCCAGGCCCGGTCCCGGCCTTCTCTAATCGCTGGAGCCCCGGCCATCACACGCACCCACCCCCGGGGGCCCCAGGGGGAGGTCTCTCCTCTCCCCGCCCACTCTTTTGGAGCCAGGTATGGGGTGCCTCGCCCAGCCACCAAGCGGTCCAAGCCCCTCACGTTTCCTGCTTACGTGCAGGAAAGCAGGAACCCAAACCCACAGCgacctccaccccctccccagggctGGCGAGCGGGTGTGCGACGTGCCGGGCTGCGAGGTACCTCATGGCAGCCTCCGCCCCATGGCCTCCCGCTCTCGCCCCCGCCCCCGGGAATCCCATTGCGCCTGCGCACTTCCGCGGGGctctcccttccaaacttccccgcCCACAAGCTTCAGCCAATCAGTTGCAAGGACTGCCCTGGGATTTCTTCCCACCCCACTCCGGGCCCCGAACTGCACATGGTGATGTTTGTGTACGTGCTGTGCAGGGCTGGGAACCCTGAGGTCTTTAGGGGTCAGTAGGCGGGCAAAAAGAGGAGGAGGGTGGAAGGAGAGCCGGAGgatggaaagggggaggagggaggggaaagaagaggagggaggggaaagaagaggagggaggggaaagaagaggagggagaagagagtaaaGAGGAGTaacaggaggaggagaaaggggaagaagagaggagataaaggagaaggggggggaggcaggagtgAGAAAGGagcaagaggaggagggagaaagagtaaCGGGAGGGAGAAAGTaacaggaggaagaaaggattaataggaaaaaaggagtaaccggaggaggaggaagaggaaaagggggaaaagagcaagagaagtaggaaggagaaaagagtaaccggagagagaaaaggaataataggagggaaaaaaaaggaagggggcgGATAGAGGAGCATCGGGGAGCACTGAACGGtccagggggtgggggaagctgggGAAGCCCCTGAGCCGCGCTGACCACGGAGCTCCCGTCCGAGCTGCGGCCACTCTTTGCCGGTAGCGGCTCTCGGGGCGATGCTGCTGCTGGACTGCGGGGCCGAGGTGTGTCCGTCCGTCGGTGGGTCCGTCCGGGGCTGGGGAAGGAGGGCGCCCCGGGGTCACTTCGCTGGGGCTCAGGGGGCCGGAGCGGGGCTGTAGATGCGGGGCTTACCTGGATGACTCGTCTGACCTCCCCGCTTCTCTCCCGTGCCTCCCCCCTCCTCAGGTGGACGGCCCGCAATGTTTGCTGGAGCCGGGCAGCGCCGTGAACGCCCCCCGGGACGCCTGCGGCCAGTCTCCCGTGCACCTGGCGGCGCAAGCCGGGCATCCCTACTTTCTGCTCTGGCAGCTGCAGGCGGGGGCTGACCTCAATCAACAGGTAACTAGGCAACCGCGGGAGGGCTGGGCCGCCAGCACCACAATGCCCCGGGCCAACCCCGGGGCTTTCCCTTTGGTGGGTCTCCTTTTTCATTGGTTAATTGCAAAGAATATCCGACTCCGCGGAGATTCAGATTTATCACTTTGATTCCCATTGTAccttgtcacttaacctctctggggctcTAGGTCTTCTTTGGATAAATCAGGAGAGAGGGCAGGTTATCACAGCATATGGGCCGTAAGAATCACAAAGATCTGCGTTCAAATTCTGCGTCTGAAACTTTGATTTAGCTTTTCAGTATCCCAGAAAAGTTGGTGGTGGGGGTGTGTGTGCATGCTAGGACCAGAAAAAATTGTTTGAGGAGTTTGAATTAAATGATCAGGTCCCTTGCAACTCTAAAGTGCTCCAAATAGATCTTGGTCAGAGAactaaagctggaagagatattGGAGGCCACTGAAATCTAACctgaggaaaactgagacccaggaggtgggatttgaacgcCCTTGTTGTTTGTCCcacattctcaaagaggaccggcACTTCGAGGTGATGTCTtgccttgcactgaattgaagtgagagagggctgtgcaaggtcaccaacctcactctctcctccaaagccacccgggtccagtggcaagatatgttatcaggatgactagatatagccccggatgtttaaggcagttggggttaagtgacttgcccagggtcacatagctagtaagtgtctgaggtcaaatttgaatttagatcctcataactccagggccagtgctttatcccctttgGCACCAAATCTCCttggatttgaacatgggtcctcTGACAACCATTCAGTGGCTCAATGTCATGCTGCTCTCATTTTGTGAAGTCTTAAATTTTGGAGAGATTTTCAGAAGACTGCTTTAGCTGTTTACCTGGAATTCATTTCCTAATAAAGTTACCCTTTGATCTTTTAAAGTTGTAATTGTGCTGTAGGATAAGCTCTAGCTTGTTTCTGATTTGCTTATCTCTTACAAAATAAcgtagaatgattttttttctactcttAACTCATGAAAACACCACCATACTAGCAATGTGTATGGAGACCCATATTTACCCAAAAAGTATCTATAGGATAAAGTCCTTTTGTACATATTTGGCAAAAGGACAGTTGTGCCCAAATGCTGTAAATCAGTGGTGTCAATCTCAAATAAAAAGGCCACTAATCTGTACATGGGCCATATtgtaacttagttttaaaatgtagtattaaccattttattgtatttaaaatttttttaaaaaaatatttcccagttacattttaatctggttcgggGTTACACACAGCAGGAGTGACCTCTGCTGTAAATCATGAAACTGGGAAAAATGACTATGGCATGCAACCACAACTGTATAGTTCTCATATCTCAAATCCTTTAGACTCACCTCTTTGCCTTCCAGTGAGAAGGGAGTGCTGGGAGGAGAGGTTCTTGGGTGGACAATCTCAATTTCCATCTCTTCGTGTTTTTAATCAGGATGCGTTTGGAGAAGCTCCAATACATAAGGCAGCTAAAGTGGGGAGCTTGGAATGCCTCAGTCTGCTTGTAGCCAGTGATGCCCTAATTGAGTAAGTGATGAAACCACCTTCCATTTGTTTGGTACAACAGTTTCCAGAGTgcctttataaaaattatttcatgtaaTCCCTTTAACACAGTAAAGTAGAAAATCAAATAACTGCTTCAATTTTGCCCTTTCCTTGGAAACACCAGGAATAGGAAGATAGTTTTACAGAGTTCATTAGCATTCACTGCTTTATTAGTGAGTTGCCAGAAATGCTAGACTTAATTTAAGTTTTAACTTGATGTTGTTCCATCTACTCATACTCCTATCACTCTGACATTTTGAATCAGAATGCTTTACAGTTATAGCCATTTTATGCTGTTGATAATTACAGAAATGTTCTCTTTCAGTTTTGACGGAGGAAAACCCATTTCATTTTAATAGTGTTTGAAATCTCACTACAGAACTTGCTTGTTGTAGGAAACAGAGAGCCCCACGTAGAAgctgttttttcctctttaaaatgttgGCCACTGAAGTTGAATACTTCTTTCTGTCCCACAACAACTTTTTTCCTGGCAGagtcaaattattttgatgacaGCTGCCTTTTGTGATCAACATAATAAATGTTAAGCAATAACAAGAAAATCAGGGAAAATACAGAAAGAGACCAGAAGAGGACACAAGAAGCAAAAAGgacttttattaaattttaataaacatttaataacataaataattttgagtttgttttatatacaataatttttttcctttttgggtggTGGAGGGAGTACATACATTGACAAAATTAAATgccttttgaaatattatttatttgaatgtttttgttCATGGGCTTTCTTAGCATAgaataaaaaacttaaaaaaaatttaaatcttagAAATagcaattcatttttatttaattaagcTCCAATTTTGTGATTAAATCGCAGCTTACGCAACAAAAACGGGCAGACTGCAGAAGATTTGGCATGGTCTTGTGGATTTCTGGAATGTGCCAAATTTCTCACAACAGTTAAACATACACAGAGTATGAAATTATGTGAACAGTCCAAACATTCATTCAACACTGACAAGCGTGGTTTGctgcttaaaaataaaagagcttaCAGAAATGCAGACAACTCAAATGGGAAGAAGCAGCGATCAGATGGTATGTAGGTTCCACCCCGACCCCCACAGTGaaaatttccatataaatattagaaTTAAGCTTGTTATAATTCTAAAATCTTGTATTTAATAATTCAGTGAAGCTCAATTTATCTCTCGTTTTGAACTGCTAGTAATATCATATTCTCATTAGAATATAGTCAGTCCTCAACATTCATTGTTTAGTTTTCCAATTTAAAGTATTCTCATGATTagagtaacctcattttcactttcaagTTGGCAACTGCAGTGTGTAAGTTTGTATTTCCTAAAGGAGGAAAGTATTTGTAAAACTTCCTGCAATGGCTACTTTGTGGGTAAATAAGATGGTGGTCACCCTCACCCTCAGCAGTGCTGGGCCTGTTGCTCTTGCTGAGACTCCCCTCAGGAAGGCGCTTTTCATGGGGAACAGTTCAATCAAGGAGCTGAAAGGGAGGTTAGCGATGACAGGTgttgccccccttttttttttacttctgggTTCTTCTAACATCAATGCTCCTCCCTGTCTGGTCAGCAttgcctctcctctcccctgtattttatgggttatttcatggttactgtcTTAGGAAAAGTACatatcagaattttttaaaataaagaattttatgcGGAAAAGTGTTTTGACTTTCATGCCATTTTCTAGCAACAACGAGGATTGACCATATTTAGATTCTGATTGCAACTAGTGACTGTTTGAAGGCAATGGTTACCTAAGTTTCATTAAAGTCTTAGTATTTTTCTTAATTACTAAATAGTGATATTTTCCAGAGGAAACTGAATGTATTTGTAAATAGTTGCCCAAACATATTTAAAATTGTGTAATGGTTTGTTATATATCACACAAACTAATAAGTACTTGCAGTGTTCTGTATTTCCCTTATTGTAAATGTTCTAGTAGAAAATGTCACAAAGtaaatctctcttctttttttttttccccccctgaaGCAGGTCATTTGTGTTAAAATGGGAAGCTGACTGAAAAGAAGTTTGGAGCAGACCTTTAGACTGATGATCTCTTTCTGGGCCACAAGCTACTGGACTGAACCATAAAATGTTTTCATCTTCTTCTAAGAAGGAGCAAGATATATTAAAACTTTCTTCTGAGTGAAGATCATTTTTAAGAATACATGTATTCACATAGTTTTGGTATGCTGCATTTGGTTATATGTATTCCAACTTTGTATCTTTAACTTATTTCGTTagggtgattttttaaaaaccttttctaAAGACTCCaacaataa from Dromiciops gliroides isolate mDroGli1 chromosome 6, mDroGli1.pri, whole genome shotgun sequence encodes the following:
- the ANKRD37 gene encoding ankyrin repeat domain-containing protein 37 isoform X1, which codes for MSPGVRRSSESLDPKQQHFQWFGIKSPNSSSSLACPHYSGHGTTQSSSRDRVQTATGPARRGSRTCLRQHGPHPLQVDGPQCLLEPGSAVNAPRDACGQSPVHLAAQAGHPYFLLWQLQAGADLNQQDAFGEAPIHKAAKVGSLECLSLLVASDALIDLRNKNGQTAEDLAWSCGFLECAKFLTTVKHTQSMKLCEQSKHSFNTDKRGLLLKNKRAYRNADNSNGKKQRSDAGHLC
- the ANKRD37 gene encoding ankyrin repeat domain-containing protein 37 isoform X4, which produces MAASAPWPPALAPAPGNPIAPAHFRGALPSKLPRPQASANQLQGLPWDFFPPHSGPRTAHGDVCVDGPQCLLEPGSAVNAPRDACGQSPVHLAAQAGHPYFLLWQLQAGADLNQQDAFGEAPIHKAAKVGSLECLSLLVASDALIDLRNKNGQTAEDLAWSCGFLECAKFLTTVKHTQSMKLCEQSKHSFNTDKRGLLLKNKRAYRNADNSNGKKQRSDAGHLC
- the ANKRD37 gene encoding ankyrin repeat domain-containing protein 37 isoform X2 produces the protein MSPGVRRSSESLDPKQQHFQWFGIKSPNSSSSLACPHYSGHGTTQSSSRDRVQTATGPARRGSRTCLRQHGPHPLQVDGPQCLLEPGSAVNAPRDACGQSPVHLAAQAGHPYFLLWQLQAGADLNQQDAFGEAPIHKAAKVGSLECLSLLVASDALIDLRNKNGQTAEDLAWSCGFLECAKFLTTVKHTQSMKLCEQSKHSFNTDKRGLLLKNKRAYRNADNSNGKKQRSDGHLC
- the ANKRD37 gene encoding ankyrin repeat domain-containing protein 37 isoform X3, whose amino-acid sequence is MSPGVRRSSESLDPKQQHFQWFGIKSPNSSSSLACPHYSGHGTTQSSSRDRVQTATGPARRGSRTCLRQHGPHPLQVDGPQCLLEPGSAVNAPRDACGQSPVHLAAQAGHPYFLLWQLQAGADLNQQDAFGEAPIHKAAKVGSLECLSLLVASDALIDLRNKNGQTAEDLAWSCGFLECAKFLTTVKHTQSMKLCEQSKHSFNTDKRGLLLKNKRAYRNADNSNGKKQRSDGM
- the ANKRD37 gene encoding ankyrin repeat domain-containing protein 37 isoform X6; amino-acid sequence: MAERRIWKRVDGPQCLLEPGSAVNAPRDACGQSPVHLAAQAGHPYFLLWQLQAGADLNQQDAFGEAPIHKAAKVGSLECLSLLVASDALIDLRNKNGQTAEDLAWSCGFLECAKFLTTVKHTQSMKLCEQSKHSFNTDKRGLLLKNKRAYRNADNSNGKKQRSDAGHLC
- the ANKRD37 gene encoding ankyrin repeat domain-containing protein 37 isoform X5, which codes for MLLLDCGAEVDGPQCLLEPGSAVNAPRDACGQSPVHLAAQAGHPYFLLWQLQAGADLNQQDAFGEAPIHKAAKVGSLECLSLLVASDALIDLRNKNGQTAEDLAWSCGFLECAKFLTTVKHTQSMKLCEQSKHSFNTDKRGLLLKNKRAYRNADNSNGKKQRSDAGHLC